A genomic window from Peromyscus maniculatus bairdii isolate BWxNUB_F1_BW_parent chromosome 1, HU_Pman_BW_mat_3.1, whole genome shotgun sequence includes:
- the LOC102916392 gene encoding olfactory receptor 10V1: METTNKTARIQFFFRPFSPDPGVQMVIFVAFLVMYLTSLSGNATIAVIVHINHSLHTPMYFFLANLAVLEIFYTSSIAPLALANLLSMGKTPVSITGCGTQMFFFVFLGGADCVLLAVMAYDRFVAICYPLRYTLIMSWSLCVEMMVGSLVLGFLLSLPLTILIFHLPFCHNNEIYHFYCDMPAVMRLACADTHVHRTALYIISFIVLSIPLSLISISYVFIITAILRIQSAEGRHRAFSTCSSHIIVVLLQYGCTSFIYLSPSSSYSPEMGRMVSVVYTFITPILNPLIYSMRNKELKDALRKALRKF; this comes from the coding sequence ATGGAAACAACTAATAAAACTGCCAGGATCCAATTCTTCTTTCGTCCATTCTCACCTGACCCTGGGGTGCAGATGGTGATTTTTGTGGCCTTCTTGGTGATGTACCTGACTAGCCTCAGTGGAAATGCCACAATCGCTGTGATTGTCCATATTAACCACTCactccacacccccatgtacttTTTCCTAGCTAACTTGGCAGTTCTGGAAATCTTCTATACATCATCCATTGCACCACTGGCCTTGGCAAACCTTCTCTCTATGGGCAAAACTCCTGTTTCCATCACTGGTTGTGGCACCcagatgtttttctttgtcttcttgggTGGAGCTGACTGTGTCCTGCTTGCAGTCATGGCTTACGACCGGTTTGTCGCAATCTGCTACCCTCTGAGATACACACTCATCATGAGCTGGTCCTTGTGTGTGGAGATGATGGTGGGGTCACTGGTGCTGGGATTCCTGCTGTCACTGCCACTAACTATTTTAATCTTCCATCTCCCATTCTGTCATAACAATGAGATCTACCACTTCTATTGTGACATGCCTGCAGTCATGCGCCTGGCTTGTgcagacacacatgttcacaggACTGCCCTGTATATCATCAGCTTCATTGTCCTAAGCATCCCCCTATCTCTGATCTCCATCTCCTATGTCTTCATCATTACAGCCATTTTACGGATCCAGTCTGCTGAAGGGCGCCATAGAGCCTTCTCTACCTGCTCTTCTCACATCATAGTGGTCCTCCTGCAGTATGGCTGCACCAGTTTTATATATTTGTCCCCCAGTTCCAGCTACTCTCCTGAGATGGGCCGAATGGTGTCTGTGGTCTATACTTTTATCACACCCATTTTAAACCCTTTGATCTATAGTATGAGGAACAAGGAACTGAAAGATGCTCTAAGGAAGGCATTGAGAAAGTTCTAG